A window of the Isosphaera pallida ATCC 43644 genome harbors these coding sequences:
- a CDS encoding MmgE/PrpD family protein, with protein MTAGTTLADRLVEFTRTTRFETLPPAVVVESRRRWIDSLGCAIGALDEPAPTFARRLAGRIGWTSEETTGTSCRLFGGGRSAPDWAAFSNGVHIRYLDCNDTYLSKEPAHPSDNFAAVMAVGEHVQAPGTRWIEAAAIAYEVQCRLADAFSIRARGWDHVTYGNLSSCLAAAKLLNLDADQTRHALGIAGTTAAALRLTRAGELSMWKGCAFAHAARNGVFAALLAREGITGPAPLFEGEMGFWQQVCGGPFELEQLGGPNDGDWMLPKTSIKFVPAEYHSQSAVAAAYELRQRLDDPRRITAIRIDTFKTAVEIIAKDPEKWRPKTRETADHSLPYCFVVALLDGQVTAAQFADAKLNDPLVLDLVAKTQVVEDPELTARYPKGIPNRITLTLEDGSTLEAFNEFPPGHDQNPLSDEQLAAKFHGLADPILGEEKAQAILDQAARLDQDDQPWSVVDHIRLDHS; from the coding sequence ATGACGGCGGGAACCACCTTGGCCGACCGACTGGTCGAATTCACTCGGACGACACGCTTCGAGACCCTGCCCCCGGCGGTCGTCGTGGAATCCCGCCGCCGTTGGATCGACTCGTTGGGTTGCGCCATCGGCGCGCTTGACGAACCGGCTCCGACCTTCGCCCGTCGTCTCGCGGGACGGATCGGCTGGACCAGTGAGGAGACCACCGGCACTTCCTGTCGGCTCTTCGGTGGAGGACGATCGGCCCCGGATTGGGCTGCCTTCTCCAATGGAGTCCACATCCGTTATCTCGATTGCAACGACACTTATCTGTCTAAGGAACCGGCCCACCCCTCGGACAACTTCGCCGCTGTCATGGCGGTGGGCGAGCATGTCCAGGCTCCGGGTACCCGCTGGATTGAAGCCGCGGCGATCGCCTACGAAGTCCAGTGCCGCCTGGCCGACGCCTTCTCCATCCGCGCCCGGGGCTGGGACCACGTGACCTACGGCAACCTCTCCTCCTGCTTGGCCGCGGCCAAACTGCTCAACCTGGACGCCGACCAAACCCGTCACGCCCTGGGTATCGCCGGTACCACCGCCGCGGCGTTGCGGCTGACCCGCGCCGGCGAACTCTCGATGTGGAAAGGCTGCGCGTTCGCCCACGCCGCCCGCAACGGCGTCTTCGCTGCCCTGCTGGCCCGCGAAGGCATCACCGGACCCGCTCCCCTCTTTGAAGGCGAAATGGGCTTCTGGCAACAAGTCTGCGGCGGACCCTTCGAGCTTGAGCAACTCGGCGGTCCAAACGACGGCGATTGGATGCTGCCTAAAACCTCAATCAAGTTCGTCCCCGCCGAATACCACAGCCAATCGGCAGTCGCCGCCGCTTATGAGCTGCGCCAACGGCTCGACGACCCCCGCCGCATCACGGCAATTCGGATCGACACCTTCAAAACCGCCGTCGAGATCATTGCCAAAGATCCCGAGAAGTGGCGTCCCAAGACCCGCGAAACCGCTGACCACAGCCTTCCCTACTGCTTTGTCGTGGCGCTTTTGGATGGCCAAGTGACCGCTGCCCAGTTCGCCGACGCCAAGCTGAACGACCCACTGGTACTTGATCTGGTCGCCAAAACCCAGGTGGTCGAAGACCCCGAACTGACCGCCCGCTACCCCAAGGGCATCCCCAACCGGATCACCCTCACCCTCGAGGACGGCTCCACCTTAGAGGCCTTCAACGAATTTCCCCCCGGCCACGACCAAAACCCGCTCAGCGACGAGCAACTCGCCGCGAAGTTCCACGGCCTGGCCGACCCGATCCTGGGTGAGGAGAAAGCCCAAGCGATCCTCGACCAAGCCGCTCGGCTGGACCAGGACGATCAACCTTGGAGCGTGGTCGATCATATCCGCCTCGACCATTCCTAG
- a CDS encoding sigma-54-dependent transcriptional regulator, producing MRTSSLPFTALVVDDDPSIRQSLRLCIESENGRVHQAGTASGCLDALDRSRFDVILLDLWLGSDSGLNVLPEILRRQPGSGVIVVTAYATYESAVEAMRLGAVDYLPKPFTPEQVRTSIRRVITTGLLRRQFNELQDRLNETESENSFETCSPVYAAFLQTAVRAAASNAVVLLRGESGTGKTVLARWIRKHSLRPDGPFVTVHCPMLSNELMASVLFGHKKGAFTGAVTDAVGKVEEAENGTLFLDEVGDLNADAQARVLRFLNDRTYERVGEAKERRGNVRLIAATNRALEEDVRAGRFREDLFFRLNVITLIVPALRDRPEDVLPMAHHYLSYFERRQGRRNLIFSNSCETAIKAHTWPGNLRELRNAVERATILCPSSVIEAHDLGLVWRSAHPGQGDELVLGGDVSLREIEREHIARVVARAGSFEAAARILGINSTTLQRKRKRYGLS from the coding sequence ATGAGGACTTCCAGTCTTCCGTTCACAGCGCTCGTTGTTGATGACGATCCGTCGATTCGTCAGTCGCTACGCTTGTGTATTGAGTCCGAGAATGGCCGGGTTCATCAGGCCGGCACGGCATCCGGCTGCCTCGACGCTCTCGACCGCTCCCGATTTGACGTGATCCTGCTTGATCTTTGGCTCGGCTCGGACTCGGGACTCAACGTGCTTCCGGAGATCCTACGACGCCAGCCGGGCAGCGGAGTGATTGTGGTGACGGCGTATGCCACCTACGAATCCGCGGTCGAGGCGATGCGTCTTGGGGCAGTAGACTACCTTCCCAAGCCATTCACTCCCGAGCAGGTTCGCACCTCTATCCGGCGGGTCATTACCACGGGGCTTCTCCGTCGCCAGTTCAACGAACTGCAAGATCGACTCAATGAAACGGAAAGCGAGAACAGCTTTGAGACTTGCAGCCCAGTCTACGCGGCCTTCCTGCAAACCGCCGTCCGTGCCGCCGCGTCGAACGCCGTCGTTCTTCTGCGAGGTGAAAGCGGCACCGGTAAAACGGTGCTCGCCCGCTGGATCCGCAAACATAGCCTTCGGCCTGATGGTCCGTTCGTCACCGTTCACTGCCCAATGCTCTCCAACGAGTTGATGGCCAGCGTGCTGTTCGGCCACAAGAAGGGCGCGTTCACTGGAGCCGTGACCGACGCGGTGGGCAAAGTCGAGGAAGCCGAGAACGGAACGCTGTTTCTGGACGAGGTTGGCGACTTGAACGCCGACGCCCAGGCTCGGGTGTTGCGGTTTCTCAACGACCGGACTTATGAACGCGTCGGCGAGGCGAAGGAGCGACGGGGCAACGTCAGGCTGATCGCAGCGACTAATCGCGCCCTCGAAGAAGACGTGCGGGCTGGACGGTTTCGGGAAGACCTGTTTTTCCGTCTCAACGTCATCACCCTCATTGTTCCCGCTTTGCGGGACCGGCCGGAAGATGTTCTGCCGATGGCGCACCACTACCTGAGTTACTTTGAGCGCAGGCAGGGGCGGCGGAATCTCATCTTCTCGAACTCGTGCGAAACGGCCATCAAGGCTCACACCTGGCCAGGCAACTTGCGTGAGCTTCGGAACGCCGTCGAGCGCGCCACGATCCTTTGCCCCTCCTCGGTGATCGAAGCCCACGATCTTGGTCTGGTCTGGAGGTCCGCCCATCCAGGCCAGGGAGATGAACTCGTTTTGGGTGGGGACGTCTCTCTTAGGGAAATCGAGCGGGAACACATCGCGCGGGTGGTCGCACGGGCCGGCTCTTTCGAGGCGGCGGCTCGGATTCTGGGAATCAACTCGACCACGCTTCAGCGAAAGCGTAAGAGGTACGGCCTGTCGTGA
- the mgtA gene encoding magnesium-translocating P-type ATPase: MHKTAPEPRSTSARWNDTELVEAASSDLLSLLTRLKTSPDGLSEAEASERRTRIGLNEIAAERPPRWYVQLLLAFHTPFTYLLMTLAAISLGTDDLPATVVISVMVVLSGLLRFWQEYRSCLAAERLRSLVRTTATVSRPDAQSHLPEDALTALDSKTPLLTARQLEVPIRDLVPGDVILLSAGDLVPGDVCLLNAKDLFVSQAALTGESVPVEKSDASPTEIGRLLDTYCSPLDLPNLCFMGTTVVSGTAKAVVVTTGSRTFLGSLAGHIVGKRAETAFDRGVRGVSWLLIRFMLVMVPIVFLLNGLTKGDWTEAFLFGVAIAVGLTPEMLPMIVTANLARGAVSMSRRKVIVKKLPAIQNLGAMDVLCTDKTGTLTQDKVALIMHLDLEGNECEEVLEYAYLNSYFQTGLKNLLDRAVLEHEDLTETRELTKRFIKSDEVPFDFQRRRMSVVVHEVFKGRDLLICKGAVEELLTICNEARVGGQVIPLTDAVRDEVMRLCTSMNEDGLRVIAVAVKQVSSQPNKQYGVGDENELTLIGFIAFLDPPKESAAPALAALARHGVTVKILTGDNELVARKVCRDVGLVSPRTLLGRHIDAMDDVELEQAAEGTTLFAKLNPSQKARIITALKQRGHTVGFLGDGINDAPALREADAGISVDTGADIAKESADIILLEKSLMVLEEGVLLGRQTYGNIIKYIKMAASSNFGNVFSVLVASVWLPFLPMLAIHLLIQNLLYDISQTGIPFDKMDEEYLQKPRKWQVNDLGRFMLCIGPISSIFDITTFCVMYFVFQAKTLEMQSLFQSGWFVEGLLSQTLIIHMIRTSKVPFFQSNASLPLTALTLCVMAIGIAVPFTPLGAAVEMVPLPLAYFPWLVATLICYWLLTQIVKSWYIHRFGMWL, from the coding sequence ATGCATAAAACCGCGCCGGAGCCACGATCAACTTCGGCTCGGTGGAACGACACCGAGTTGGTCGAGGCAGCGTCCAGCGACCTATTGTCCTTGTTGACCCGCCTCAAAACGTCGCCGGACGGTCTCAGCGAAGCGGAAGCGTCAGAACGCCGAACACGAATCGGCCTCAACGAAATCGCCGCCGAGCGGCCGCCGCGCTGGTACGTCCAACTGCTTCTCGCATTCCACACGCCGTTCACCTATCTCCTGATGACGCTGGCGGCGATCTCGCTTGGAACCGACGACCTGCCAGCCACCGTGGTGATCAGCGTGATGGTGGTGCTCAGCGGACTGCTGCGATTTTGGCAAGAGTATCGTTCGTGCTTGGCCGCTGAGCGACTCCGCTCGCTGGTCCGCACCACGGCGACCGTTTCTCGCCCCGATGCCCAAAGTCACCTCCCGGAAGACGCGCTAACGGCCTTGGATTCGAAGACCCCGCTGTTGACCGCGCGACAACTAGAAGTCCCAATTCGCGATCTCGTTCCAGGCGACGTGATTTTGCTCTCGGCCGGCGACCTCGTTCCAGGCGACGTGTGCCTCCTCAACGCTAAGGATCTATTCGTCAGCCAGGCTGCACTCACCGGCGAGTCGGTCCCGGTCGAGAAATCGGACGCCTCGCCAACCGAGATTGGCCGCCTGCTGGACACCTATTGCTCGCCTCTCGACCTGCCGAATCTGTGCTTCATGGGTACCACAGTGGTAAGCGGCACCGCCAAGGCGGTCGTGGTCACCACCGGGAGCCGCACATTTCTGGGTTCCCTGGCGGGTCACATTGTTGGAAAACGAGCTGAAACCGCTTTCGACCGCGGGGTCCGCGGGGTCAGCTGGCTGCTGATCCGGTTCATGCTGGTGATGGTCCCGATCGTCTTCCTCCTCAATGGTCTCACTAAGGGCGATTGGACCGAAGCGTTTCTGTTCGGCGTAGCCATCGCCGTCGGCCTCACCCCCGAGATGCTGCCGATGATCGTCACCGCCAACCTCGCCCGAGGGGCTGTGTCAATGTCTCGCAGGAAGGTCATCGTCAAGAAGCTCCCAGCGATTCAAAACCTCGGCGCGATGGACGTGCTTTGCACTGACAAGACTGGAACTTTGACCCAGGACAAGGTCGCTTTGATCATGCACCTCGATCTCGAGGGCAACGAATGCGAGGAGGTTTTGGAATACGCTTATCTCAACAGCTACTTCCAGACGGGACTCAAGAACCTGTTGGACCGCGCTGTTCTCGAACATGAAGATCTCACGGAGACCCGCGAACTGACCAAGCGGTTCATCAAGTCCGACGAAGTGCCGTTCGATTTCCAACGGCGGCGAATGTCGGTCGTTGTCCACGAGGTGTTCAAAGGCCGCGACCTGCTCATTTGCAAAGGAGCCGTTGAGGAACTGCTGACCATCTGCAACGAAGCCCGAGTCGGCGGACAGGTGATCCCGTTGACCGACGCCGTGCGCGATGAGGTCATGCGACTTTGCACCTCGATGAACGAAGACGGTCTACGCGTGATCGCTGTGGCGGTAAAGCAGGTCTCGAGCCAACCCAACAAGCAGTATGGAGTCGGTGACGAGAACGAGTTGACTTTAATTGGGTTCATCGCGTTTCTGGACCCACCTAAGGAATCGGCTGCCCCAGCTCTGGCTGCGCTTGCGCGGCATGGAGTCACCGTCAAAATTTTGACCGGAGACAACGAACTCGTCGCCCGAAAGGTGTGCCGCGACGTTGGCCTTGTCTCTCCCAGAACGTTGTTGGGTCGGCATATCGACGCAATGGACGACGTGGAACTGGAGCAAGCCGCGGAAGGAACCACCCTCTTCGCCAAGCTCAATCCGTCCCAGAAAGCCCGGATCATCACGGCTTTGAAGCAGCGAGGGCACACCGTCGGCTTCCTCGGCGACGGGATCAACGACGCTCCGGCTTTACGCGAGGCCGACGCCGGGATCTCAGTGGACACCGGAGCCGACATCGCCAAAGAATCGGCCGACATCATCTTGCTGGAAAAAAGTCTCATGGTGTTGGAGGAGGGAGTTCTGTTGGGTCGGCAGACGTATGGGAATATTATCAAGTACATTAAAATGGCGGCCAGTTCCAACTTCGGTAACGTGTTCAGCGTTTTGGTTGCAAGCGTTTGGCTGCCGTTTCTGCCGATGCTTGCCATCCATCTACTCATTCAGAACCTGCTCTACGACATTTCGCAGACCGGCATCCCATTCGACAAAATGGACGAGGAGTATCTCCAAAAGCCCCGCAAGTGGCAGGTCAACGACCTAGGCCGGTTCATGCTGTGCATTGGCCCCATCAGTTCGATTTTCGACATTACGACCTTCTGCGTGATGTATTTTGTGTTCCAAGCTAAGACGCTCGAGATGCAGTCGTTGTTTCAATCTGGTTGGTTCGTCGAAGGGCTGCTTTCTCAAACCCTCATCATTCACATGATCCGCACGTCCAAAGTGCCGTTTTTTCAAAGCAACGCCTCACTCCCTCTAACGGCACTGACGTTATGCGTGATGGCCATTGGAATCGCTGTGCCATTTACACCGCTTGGGGCGGCCGTCGAGATGGTCCCATTGCCGCTTGCGTACTTCCCTTGGTTGGTCGCCACCCTGATCTGCTATTGGCTTCTGACACAAATCGTGAAGTCCTGGTACATCCATCGCTTTGGTATGTGGTTGTGA
- a CDS encoding sensor histidine kinase, which yields MRSRLQTRFLLVGGLLVATATGGSVWSALTFLRLKQVMDEAIQASQEIIDLGAALHSSLEREDDALLLFLSGDFLKAQNDLKIERQRGDARFERLANQVEIKEQRALVVALRRRIDEYRAAGDALLNPNAQPGGLEQYHLRVNPLLRQAVLGCDQLREMNFRSMREASLRVRDEAARNIRLVLAISVSMIGLGVAVSVWLARTILVPIRDLIESVEAIRRGDFDRRVQPVSRDELGQLGMGFNRMAETLSEYRRSSVGTLLAAKTTLEATLNALPDAVMVFEPDGTLASANPLAKRILAARGFQASGRLENLTISSDFVASVRSALSGRPPAARRMDFAGSLCVLLDSEKRRFVVTAAPIAEFTPGRFGAVVVMDDVTEFARLDELRSELIGVASHELKSPLTTLLMNLLMLREGAADLAKRHQEILEAAVAGCEELGQIIDELLDLTRIEAGQLRLATVPVELGALIAAARQPLQARFEDAGIRLEVRMPPTSVVLIGDPKRLQSVLINILNNALKYSPAGGVIVVEVEVPSPQNARLPNQRVVQMTVTDRGPGVPAEFCERIFEKFFRVEHYRPSSGNIVWGSGIGLYLCHQIIKSHGGRITCETGPDGVGTRIVVTLPLKS from the coding sequence GTGAGGAGTCGCCTGCAAACCCGGTTTCTCCTCGTCGGCGGCCTGTTGGTCGCAACCGCGACTGGCGGAAGCGTCTGGAGCGCGCTGACGTTCCTCCGCCTGAAACAGGTCATGGACGAGGCGATCCAAGCTAGCCAGGAAATCATCGACCTCGGCGCGGCGCTACATAGTTCACTGGAACGGGAGGACGATGCTTTACTGCTCTTTCTAAGCGGAGATTTCCTAAAGGCCCAAAACGATCTGAAGATCGAACGACAGCGGGGCGACGCGCGGTTTGAGAGACTGGCGAATCAAGTTGAAATTAAAGAGCAACGCGCCCTGGTGGTCGCGCTGCGTCGGCGGATCGACGAATACCGGGCGGCTGGGGATGCCCTGCTGAATCCAAACGCTCAACCAGGGGGCTTGGAACAATATCACCTGCGGGTCAACCCATTGCTTCGCCAAGCGGTCCTGGGTTGCGACCAACTTCGCGAGATGAACTTCCGCTCGATGCGGGAAGCCAGCTTGCGGGTGCGGGACGAGGCGGCCCGCAACATACGATTGGTGTTGGCGATCTCGGTGTCAATGATTGGGTTGGGTGTCGCGGTTTCGGTTTGGTTGGCTCGAACCATCCTGGTTCCGATCCGGGATCTGATCGAGTCGGTCGAGGCGATCCGCAGGGGGGACTTTGACCGTCGGGTTCAACCCGTTTCAAGAGACGAACTCGGGCAACTGGGGATGGGATTCAACCGGATGGCCGAAACCCTCTCCGAATACCGCCGCTCCAGCGTGGGTACGTTGTTGGCCGCCAAAACCACCTTGGAAGCCACGTTGAACGCTTTGCCCGACGCCGTGATGGTCTTCGAGCCGGACGGCACACTCGCCTCCGCCAATCCACTGGCCAAACGAATTCTGGCGGCGCGGGGCTTCCAAGCATCCGGCCGGCTCGAGAATCTCACCATCTCGTCGGACTTCGTGGCATCGGTTCGCTCGGCTCTGTCAGGACGACCGCCCGCGGCTCGTCGCATGGATTTCGCTGGATCGCTCTGCGTCCTCCTCGACAGCGAAAAGCGGCGGTTTGTCGTGACCGCCGCGCCCATTGCCGAGTTCACTCCCGGACGATTCGGGGCCGTTGTAGTCATGGACGACGTGACCGAATTTGCACGTCTCGACGAATTGCGCAGCGAACTGATCGGAGTCGCCTCCCACGAACTCAAATCGCCCCTCACCACGTTGCTGATGAACCTCCTGATGCTCCGCGAGGGAGCCGCAGATCTTGCAAAGCGGCACCAAGAAATTCTAGAGGCGGCCGTCGCGGGGTGTGAGGAACTTGGGCAGATCATTGACGAGTTGTTAGACCTTACTCGGATCGAGGCGGGCCAACTCCGGCTTGCGACTGTTCCGGTCGAACTCGGCGCGCTGATTGCCGCGGCTCGCCAACCCCTTCAAGCACGGTTCGAGGATGCTGGGATTCGGCTGGAGGTGAGGATGCCACCCACCTCGGTGGTTCTGATTGGCGACCCGAAACGACTTCAAAGCGTCCTGATCAACATCCTCAACAACGCATTGAAATATTCCCCAGCCGGTGGCGTGATCGTTGTCGAGGTTGAGGTGCCGTCCCCGCAAAATGCCCGACTTCCCAACCAAAGGGTCGTGCAGATGACCGTGACGGATCGGGGACCAGGGGTGCCTGCGGAGTTCTGTGAGCGGATTTTCGAGAAATTTTTTCGCGTGGAACATTACCGCCCGTCTAGTGGAAACATCGTGTGGGGCTCGGGAATCGGCCTGTATTTGTGCCATCAAATCATCAAGTCGCACGGTGGCCGGATCACTTGCGAGACTGGCCCCGACGGTGTTGGCACGCGAATTGTAGTGACTCTTCCTCTCAAGTCGTAA
- a CDS encoding Gfo/Idh/MocA family protein, giving the protein MNLQPRGTLSRRGFVERSLMALTAAGLPMWAARETLAAQQAASRSKPRPFGTRVSRMDNLRLGAIATGSRGIPVMMDALKQPGVECVAICDVDQRHIDKGLEALRKKNITDVQTYRDFRELLDRDDIDIVTIVTPDHWHALIAIEAMKRGKDVYCEKPLTLTVAEGQAMVKVARRQGTVFQTGSQQRSDARFRLACELVRNGRIGKVKRVEARIGQNPVGGPFPELPIPKELDWNFWLGPTPEVPYREKNCHYEFRWWQAYSGGKMTDWGAHHNDIAQWGLGRDGDGPVSVEGQATPFSTAPDCYNWHPDFTVTCTYDDGIQLVTMAKGENGVKFEGEDGWIFVNRSKIEASDPKLIDEPLPRTAVRLEVSTDHMGDFINCVRTRKRPICDVEIGHRSVTVCHIENIALLLGRQLQWDPKAERFVNDDEANAMLSREMRSPWKLEV; this is encoded by the coding sequence ATGAACTTGCAACCCCGTGGAACCCTGTCTCGTCGTGGATTCGTGGAACGCTCGCTGATGGCGCTGACGGCAGCTGGTCTGCCCATGTGGGCCGCCCGCGAGACCCTAGCCGCTCAACAGGCCGCGTCCCGTTCCAAACCTCGCCCCTTCGGCACCCGCGTCTCGCGGATGGACAACCTGCGTTTGGGAGCCATTGCTACCGGCTCGCGGGGTATTCCGGTGATGATGGACGCCCTGAAGCAACCGGGGGTCGAATGCGTGGCGATCTGCGACGTCGATCAACGTCACATCGACAAAGGCTTGGAAGCCCTCCGCAAAAAGAACATCACCGACGTCCAGACCTATCGGGACTTCCGGGAACTGCTCGACCGCGACGACATTGACATCGTCACCATCGTCACTCCCGACCATTGGCACGCCCTCATCGCCATCGAAGCGATGAAGCGAGGCAAGGATGTCTACTGTGAAAAACCGCTGACCCTCACCGTGGCCGAAGGTCAGGCTATGGTCAAGGTGGCCCGACGCCAAGGCACCGTGTTCCAGACCGGCAGCCAGCAACGCTCCGACGCTCGCTTCCGTCTGGCGTGCGAACTGGTGCGCAATGGACGCATCGGCAAAGTCAAGCGGGTCGAAGCGAGGATCGGTCAAAATCCCGTGGGCGGCCCCTTCCCCGAATTACCGATCCCCAAGGAACTCGACTGGAACTTCTGGCTGGGGCCAACCCCCGAAGTCCCCTACCGCGAGAAAAACTGCCATTACGAGTTCCGCTGGTGGCAAGCCTACTCCGGCGGCAAGATGACCGACTGGGGCGCCCACCACAACGACATCGCCCAATGGGGCCTAGGACGCGACGGCGACGGCCCGGTGAGCGTCGAAGGCCAAGCCACCCCCTTCTCCACCGCGCCGGATTGCTACAACTGGCACCCCGACTTCACCGTCACCTGCACCTATGACGACGGTATCCAACTCGTCACCATGGCTAAAGGGGAAAACGGCGTCAAGTTCGAAGGTGAGGACGGCTGGATCTTCGTCAACCGCTCCAAGATCGAAGCCAGCGACCCCAAACTCATCGACGAACCCCTGCCTCGAACCGCAGTGCGGTTGGAAGTCTCCACTGACCACATGGGCGACTTCATCAACTGCGTGCGGACCCGCAAGCGGCCGATTTGCGACGTGGAAATTGGCCACCGCTCGGTGACAGTCTGCCACATCGAGAACATCGCGCTGTTGCTGGGCCGCCAACTCCAGTGGGATCCCAAGGCCGAACGATTCGTCAACGACGACGAAGCCAATGCCATGCTCAGCCGCGAGATGCGTTCCCCCTGGAAGCTCGAAGTCTAA
- a CDS encoding glutaminyl-peptide cyclotransferase, whose protein sequence is MGVIALGAAWAGWKWNALNPEAGALPIWKVKVVKVLPHDPTAFTQGLTFDNGVLFEGTGRYGQTRLKKIDPATGRTLAEVECDPRIFGEGIEVLGDDLYQLTWQNRVCLVYDKTTLQPRSKRFSYTGEGWGLTTDGKTLYMSDGSSILKVIDPADFKTLRRVRVRDGRRPIENINELEYVNGEILANVWYEDFVARIDPATGRVLGWIDLRGLLTATERPDREMVLNGIAYDPATKRLWVTGKNWPKLFQVELATGGGR, encoded by the coding sequence TTGGGCGTCATTGCTTTGGGCGCAGCCTGGGCAGGTTGGAAGTGGAACGCCCTGAATCCCGAAGCCGGCGCGTTGCCAATCTGGAAGGTCAAGGTGGTCAAGGTGCTGCCCCATGACCCCACCGCCTTCACCCAGGGGCTCACCTTCGACAACGGAGTATTGTTCGAGGGGACCGGACGCTATGGCCAGACACGGCTCAAAAAGATCGATCCCGCGACCGGCAGGACCCTTGCCGAGGTCGAGTGCGACCCCCGCATCTTCGGCGAGGGGATCGAAGTGCTCGGCGACGACCTCTATCAACTCACCTGGCAAAATCGGGTCTGCCTGGTGTACGACAAGACCACCTTGCAACCCCGATCCAAACGGTTCAGCTACACCGGCGAAGGGTGGGGATTGACCACCGACGGCAAAACGCTCTACATGTCGGATGGGTCGTCAATCCTCAAGGTGATTGACCCTGCCGACTTCAAAACACTTCGACGTGTTCGAGTGCGCGATGGCCGCCGTCCCATCGAAAATATTAATGAACTTGAATATGTGAACGGTGAAATCCTAGCCAACGTCTGGTACGAAGATTTCGTGGCCCGCATCGATCCGGCTACCGGTCGGGTCTTGGGCTGGATCGACCTGCGCGGATTGCTCACGGCCACCGAACGTCCCGACCGCGAAATGGTCCTCAACGGCATCGCCTACGACCCCGCGACCAAACGTCTTTGGGTCACTGGCAAGAACTGGCCCAAACTCTTTCAGGTCGAACTCGCAACCGGGGGCGGACGATGA
- a CDS encoding MgtC/SapB family protein, with product MIFLIFAFNTAIALLMGVLIGVERQWRQHAAGLRTNALVALGASLFVGMSTLFDSEASPSRIAAQVVSGLGFLGGGVILREGLNVRGLNTAATIWCSGAVGSLAGAGFPLEAVIGTAGVLFVHLVLRYLTRWIDARTKIATDVDTVYRLQIECGAQHDAHLRHILLRHVNGSSRLTLQKLATEDTETGGTIVTADIFAMERNDRAIEEIVARVSIEPEVKAVGWQRTTA from the coding sequence ATGATTTTTCTGATCTTTGCGTTCAACACTGCGATCGCTCTTCTGATGGGCGTCTTGATCGGCGTGGAACGACAGTGGCGACAACACGCCGCTGGGTTGCGGACCAATGCCCTCGTGGCTCTCGGAGCGTCACTCTTTGTCGGCATGTCCACCCTCTTTGATAGCGAGGCTAGCCCGTCTCGCATCGCCGCCCAGGTGGTAAGCGGATTGGGCTTTCTCGGCGGCGGGGTTATTTTGCGTGAGGGGCTGAACGTTCGCGGCCTCAACACCGCCGCCACGATTTGGTGTTCCGGCGCGGTAGGTTCGTTGGCCGGGGCGGGGTTTCCGCTGGAGGCCGTCATCGGTACGGCCGGAGTGCTTTTTGTCCATCTGGTGTTGCGATACCTCACCCGATGGATCGACGCGCGCACCAAGATAGCGACGGATGTTGACACCGTCTATCGCCTGCAAATCGAGTGCGGGGCCCAACATGACGCCCATCTCCGCCACATCTTGCTACGGCACGTCAATGGTTCATCCCGACTTACCCTCCAAAAGCTGGCCACTGAGGATACCGAGACCGGGGGGACAATCGTGACAGCCGACATCTTCGCCATGGAACGGAACGATCGGGCGATCGAGGAGATCGTGGCCCGCGTCAGCATCGAACCCGAGGTGAAAGCGGTCGGTTGGCAAAGGACCACGGCGTAA